From Haloarcula hispanica ATCC 33960, the proteins below share one genomic window:
- a CDS encoding group I truncated hemoglobin, translated as MASQSIFERIGGRDAVDAVVSDFYDRVLDDPVLDPYFEATDMDQLRSHQAQFISAVAGGPVDYDGDDMQTAHEGMGITEEAFANVATHLEAALRENGVSDDDVEAILTEVAAMEDDIVEA; from the coding sequence ATGGCATCACAGTCCATTTTCGAGCGGATCGGCGGTCGCGACGCGGTAGACGCGGTGGTCTCGGACTTCTACGACCGGGTGCTCGACGACCCGGTACTCGACCCGTACTTCGAAGCGACCGACATGGACCAGCTCCGCAGCCACCAGGCGCAGTTCATCAGTGCCGTCGCCGGCGGACCGGTCGACTACGACGGCGATGACATGCAGACCGCCCACGAAGGCATGGGAATCACCGAAGAAGCGTTCGCCAACGTCGCGACCCACCTCGAAGCCGCGCTCCGGGAGAACGGCGTCTCCGACGACGACGTCGAAGCGATTCTCACTGAGGTCGCTGCCATGGAAGACGACATCGTAGAAGCGTAG
- a CDS encoding M61 metallopeptidase family protein: MRTQMSAGLVCLLLVCTSPVALGVESSPPAQIGTSDSDSSIDVRYAIDREPTQTGRVRVTATIERPRHVTGLSVRTPAETTVLRADGLRSDGDRWRLSGDTRTAQLTYTVPVGLSTTFGQRTAGTDNWTLLARQEVSLRARWRWRAGPRPRWNESLVLAPGQNGVAGRTAAYIGPHETELRTVDGDRITLVVPAAADLRPNRTAVLDSISHAKRASTAGTDHDHIRVFVAPNELAPGGYSPSNGESDVIVNAGEPVRSPVNVWVHEYRHTRETFETTPAMDWLSEGSADYHTAALTYSASGIEKDQFHERITTERHETADLTQPDSWDGPGAQYHKGTRVVAAIDARLRQATDGNRTFEAVLDGLTRRDERITLRLFAETVSAVAGDDLDAFVRQAVTDTAPSVQTDALTDRDLQRSGVADTTDRQANFAPSVDSSPATATSGDDEGKHGVGTARPVTDRHGEWTMLGTLGILSVVLVGRQRRRKRL, encoded by the coding sequence ATGAGAACGCAGATGTCGGCAGGGCTGGTTTGCCTGCTTCTGGTTTGCACGTCTCCAGTCGCCCTCGGTGTCGAGTCGAGTCCACCGGCACAAATCGGCACCAGCGACAGCGATAGTTCGATTGATGTCCGGTACGCAATCGACAGAGAGCCGACCCAGACCGGTCGGGTACGGGTGACCGCGACGATTGAGCGACCACGGCACGTCACTGGACTGTCGGTGCGGACGCCGGCGGAGACGACAGTCCTCCGAGCCGACGGCCTCCGGTCAGATGGCGACCGCTGGCGTCTCAGCGGCGATACGAGGACAGCACAGTTGACCTACACTGTGCCGGTCGGACTCTCGACGACGTTCGGCCAGCGGACCGCCGGCACCGACAACTGGACGCTGCTGGCCAGACAGGAAGTGTCACTGCGTGCCCGCTGGCGCTGGCGCGCCGGGCCGCGGCCCAGATGGAACGAGTCGCTCGTACTCGCGCCTGGCCAGAACGGTGTCGCCGGGCGTACGGCCGCCTACATCGGCCCACACGAGACAGAACTCAGAACAGTCGACGGGGACCGAATCACCCTCGTTGTCCCGGCGGCTGCGGACCTGCGACCCAACCGAACCGCCGTCTTGGACTCCATCAGTCACGCGAAGCGTGCCTCGACCGCCGGAACGGATCACGACCACATCCGCGTGTTCGTCGCGCCGAACGAACTCGCACCGGGCGGGTACTCCCCGTCGAACGGCGAGTCGGATGTCATCGTCAACGCCGGCGAACCCGTCCGTTCCCCGGTCAACGTCTGGGTCCACGAGTACCGCCACACCCGGGAGACGTTCGAGACGACACCGGCGATGGACTGGCTCAGTGAGGGGAGCGCGGACTATCACACCGCGGCGCTCACCTACAGCGCGAGCGGTATCGAAAAAGACCAGTTTCATGAGAGGATTACGACCGAGCGCCACGAAACCGCTGACCTGACACAGCCCGATAGCTGGGACGGGCCGGGCGCGCAGTACCACAAGGGAACGCGTGTCGTCGCGGCTATCGACGCCCGCCTCCGGCAGGCGACCGACGGGAACCGAACGTTCGAAGCGGTCCTCGACGGGCTGACTCGGCGAGACGAGCGAATTACACTCAGGCTGTTCGCCGAGACGGTGTCGGCTGTCGCCGGGGACGACCTCGACGCGTTCGTTCGACAGGCTGTCACTGACACCGCGCCGTCAGTCCAGACCGACGCGCTCACTGATCGTGACCTGCAGCGAAGCGGCGTAGCGGATACGACCGACCGGCAGGCGAATTTCGCGCCGTCAGTCGATAGCAGCCCGGCCACAGCGACCAGCGGCGACGACGAGGGCAAGCACGGCGTCGGTACCGCACGGCCCGTCACCGACCGTCACGGGGAGTGGACCATGCTCGGGACGCTCGGCATACTGTCGGTGGTACTGGTCGGTCGGCAGCGACGGCGCAAACGGCTGTAG
- a CDS encoding TRAM domain-containing protein produces MADCPLADDCPKFTERIQGMGCTHYGDRGGAEWCNHYNQPISELKSQPVKMGEEVAVDVEDIHESGAGVGRTEDGFIIMVDGVLPPARSLVKVTNVHSNHARAEEVERLEMDEELSESETSESDTDTDETDDDPDDDGRRLGSRDNFWGS; encoded by the coding sequence ATGGCCGATTGTCCGCTCGCAGACGACTGTCCCAAATTCACCGAACGAATTCAGGGGATGGGCTGTACCCACTACGGCGACCGTGGCGGCGCCGAGTGGTGCAATCACTACAACCAGCCCATCTCGGAACTCAAGAGCCAGCCGGTCAAGATGGGCGAGGAAGTCGCCGTCGACGTCGAGGACATCCACGAGAGCGGTGCCGGCGTCGGTCGGACCGAGGACGGCTTCATCATCATGGTGGACGGCGTGCTCCCGCCGGCCCGCTCGCTGGTCAAGGTGACGAACGTCCACTCGAACCACGCCCGCGCCGAGGAGGTCGAGCGACTGGAGATGGACGAAGAGCTCTCCGAATCCGAAACCAGCGAGAGCGACACCGATACCGACGAGACGGACGACGACCCCGACGACGACGGCCGGCGTCTCGGGAGCCGGGACAACTTCTGGGGCAGCTAG
- a CDS encoding SDR family oxidoreductase: protein MDLELDGNAALCTAATSGLGLASAEALAAEGADVAVCGRTPEHVDEARDRLESIGDGDVLAVEADITDPDQIEALVEETVDTFGGLDHVVTSAGGPAPGPFMETTERDWYGAYDLLVMSAVWTTRTAYPYLRDSDDGTIVNITSRSVREVIDDLVLSNAVRRAVIGLMKTQAREFAPEVRVNAVLPGAHETPRIEELVEAAVERGEYDSYETGIESWSDAPLQRVGQPEELGDVVAFLSSARSSYVTGTALPVDGGAMRS from the coding sequence ATGGACCTCGAACTCGATGGCAACGCAGCGCTGTGTACCGCCGCGACGAGCGGCCTCGGACTCGCGAGCGCCGAAGCCCTCGCCGCTGAGGGTGCCGACGTGGCCGTCTGTGGCCGAACGCCGGAACACGTCGACGAGGCACGGGACCGGCTCGAATCAATCGGCGACGGCGACGTACTGGCCGTCGAGGCCGACATCACCGACCCCGATCAGATCGAAGCGCTCGTCGAGGAGACCGTCGACACCTTCGGCGGCCTCGACCACGTCGTTACCAGCGCCGGCGGCCCGGCCCCCGGACCGTTCATGGAGACGACCGAACGGGACTGGTACGGCGCGTACGACCTGCTGGTGATGAGCGCCGTCTGGACCACCCGGACCGCCTATCCGTATCTCCGGGACTCCGACGACGGTACTATCGTCAACATCACCTCCCGATCCGTCAGGGAGGTCATCGACGACCTGGTGCTCTCGAACGCTGTCCGCCGGGCCGTCATCGGCCTGATGAAGACCCAGGCCCGCGAGTTCGCGCCGGAGGTCCGCGTCAACGCCGTCCTCCCCGGTGCACACGAGACGCCCCGCATCGAGGAACTCGTCGAGGCGGCCGTCGAGCGCGGCGAGTACGATTCCTACGAGACGGGCATCGAATCGTGGTCCGACGCGCCGCTGCAGCGCGTTGGCCAGCCCGAGGAACTCGGAGACGTGGTGGCGTTCCTCTCGTCGGCCCGCTCCTCCTACGTCACCGGGACGGCCCTGCCCGTCGACGGCGGCGCGATGCGGAGCTAA
- a CDS encoding mannose-1-phosphate guanylyltransferase yields the protein MERPIVALVLAGGTGTRLYPASRSDRPKQFLSFGEEESLLAETVNRVGFADETYVLTRESFADGVRTRAPSAAVLTEPEPKDTGPALAYAAHRIREQVGDCVLLCLPSDHRISGPFETVARTAARVAVETEGLVTVGIEPDRPATGYGYIKPGPSENGFAPVETFHEKPDRETAERYVREGFYWNAGLFAWTPTALLSAAASSPLAPMVERLDDGDHDAAFAAVDPVSIDYAVLEDAENAFVVPAALDWDDLGSWDAFERILDKQDGNAVLGEAVTIDADGNVLASDGHVSAVGVEDLVVASFDNRTLVVPKDEAQRVREVVSELRDDERF from the coding sequence ATGGAGCGTCCAATCGTCGCGCTCGTCCTGGCCGGGGGAACCGGCACACGGCTGTATCCGGCGAGCCGGAGCGACCGGCCAAAGCAGTTTCTCTCGTTTGGCGAAGAGGAGTCACTGCTCGCCGAGACTGTCAATCGAGTGGGGTTCGCGGACGAGACCTACGTGTTGACGCGCGAATCGTTCGCCGACGGGGTGCGAACGCGCGCGCCGAGTGCTGCGGTGTTGACCGAACCGGAACCCAAAGACACCGGCCCGGCGCTGGCGTACGCGGCCCACCGCATCCGCGAACAGGTCGGCGACTGCGTTCTACTGTGTCTGCCGAGCGACCACCGGATTTCGGGGCCGTTCGAGACGGTCGCACGAACGGCCGCGCGAGTCGCAGTGGAAACCGAGGGGCTTGTTACCGTCGGCATTGAGCCCGACCGGCCGGCGACCGGCTACGGCTACATCAAGCCCGGGCCGTCCGAGAACGGCTTCGCGCCGGTCGAAACGTTCCACGAGAAGCCCGACCGGGAGACCGCAGAGCGGTACGTCCGGGAGGGGTTCTACTGGAACGCCGGCCTGTTCGCGTGGACGCCGACGGCCCTCCTGTCCGCCGCGGCGTCGTCGCCGCTTGCACCCATGGTCGAGCGACTCGACGACGGGGACCATGACGCCGCCTTTGCCGCTGTTGACCCGGTGAGCATCGACTACGCTGTGCTCGAAGACGCCGAGAACGCCTTCGTCGTCCCGGCGGCGCTGGACTGGGACGACCTGGGCTCGTGGGACGCCTTCGAGCGCATCCTCGACAAACAAGACGGAAACGCGGTGCTGGGGGAGGCGGTCACCATCGACGCCGACGGGAACGTGCTGGCGAGCGACGGGCACGTCAGCGCCGTCGGCGTCGAAGACCTCGTGGTGGCGTCCTTCGACAACCGAACACTCGTCGTCCCGAAAGACGAGGCTCAGCGCGTTCGGGAGGTCGTGTCGGAGCTACGCGATGACGAGCGATTCTGA
- a CDS encoding DUF7091 family protein → MADDDRLARFIRDTLRSAEQQLSDAKKAYKNGKRSAEAGLPRDEEGRARIVCRRHAEYRAVSMDEQRRPVCYDAESPDCQGCVEDIRDGTIETW, encoded by the coding sequence ATGGCCGACGACGACCGACTCGCACGGTTCATCCGAGATACCTTGCGGTCGGCCGAGCAGCAGCTCTCGGACGCGAAGAAGGCCTACAAAAACGGCAAGCGGTCGGCGGAGGCCGGCCTGCCCAGGGACGAGGAGGGCCGGGCTCGAATCGTCTGTCGCCGCCACGCCGAGTACCGCGCGGTGTCGATGGACGAGCAGCGTCGGCCAGTCTGCTACGACGCAGAGAGTCCGGACTGTCAGGGCTGTGTCGAGGACATCAGAGACGGCACAATAGAGACGTGGTAA
- a CDS encoding replication protein A (Replication protein A protects and stabilize the intermediate ssDNA that is generated by the unwinding action of a DNA helicase at the replication fork. In addition, SSBs prevent the formation of secondary structures by single-stranded template DNA.): MTESDLRTHATEIHEQFSDQLEIDVDDVVERLDTLVNDYQVPISEARRSVVNTYLDEAGMDRDQLGGGDGGGNEQVNVADVDAPEEWVDVRATVVELWEPRADAVAQVGLLGDETGTIKFTKWSKSDLPSLEEGKSYALRNVVTDEYQGRFSVKLNRTTTIEELDEAIEVGDDSVEAEGALVDIQSGSGLIKRCPEDDCTRVLQNGRCSEHGEVEGEFDLRIKGVLDDGEEVTEVIFDEDATEELTGIALEEAKEMAMDALDTTVVADEMRQKILGRYYRVRGPTFGRYLLADEQERLTGAVDADEILIKARSI, encoded by the coding sequence ATGACTGAGTCAGATTTGCGTACCCACGCGACAGAGATACACGAGCAGTTTTCCGACCAGCTAGAGATCGACGTCGACGACGTCGTCGAGCGGCTCGATACGCTGGTGAACGACTATCAGGTCCCCATCAGTGAGGCCCGCCGGAGCGTCGTCAACACGTACCTCGACGAGGCTGGTATGGACCGCGACCAGCTGGGCGGCGGCGACGGCGGCGGCAACGAGCAAGTGAACGTCGCCGATGTCGACGCCCCCGAGGAGTGGGTCGACGTTCGCGCGACGGTCGTCGAACTCTGGGAGCCGCGCGCCGACGCCGTGGCCCAGGTCGGCTTGTTGGGCGACGAGACGGGCACGATCAAGTTCACGAAGTGGTCGAAGTCCGACCTCCCGTCGCTCGAAGAAGGGAAGTCCTACGCCCTGCGCAACGTCGTCACCGACGAGTACCAGGGCCGCTTCTCCGTGAAGCTCAACCGGACGACCACTATCGAGGAACTCGACGAGGCAATTGAGGTCGGCGACGACAGCGTCGAGGCCGAGGGCGCGCTGGTCGACATCCAGTCGGGCTCCGGGCTCATCAAGCGCTGTCCGGAGGACGACTGCACGCGCGTCCTCCAGAACGGCCGCTGTAGCGAACACGGCGAGGTCGAAGGCGAGTTCGACCTCCGAATCAAGGGCGTCCTCGACGACGGCGAGGAGGTCACCGAGGTCATCTTCGACGAGGACGCGACCGAGGAGCTGACCGGCATCGCCCTCGAAGAGGCGAAGGAGATGGCGATGGACGCGCTCGACACCACCGTTGTCGCCGACGAGATGCGACAGAAAATCCTCGGCCGGTATTACCGCGTCCGCGGTCCGACGTTTGGCCGCTACTTGCTCGCCGACGAGCAGGAGCGACTGACCGGGGCCGTGGATGCAGACGAGATTCTCATCAAAGCGAGGTCGATCTAA
- a CDS encoding RPA family protein, with translation MASTPTREVARRVFAREFNDASYTFKESDDDRAPVYVLLPTGQRANRVFLVGTLTETEDVGEDSEYWQGRVVDPNGDTFFMYAGQYQPDAASMLRELEPPAYVAVVGKPRTYETDEGEVNVSIRPESISKVDEATRDRWVVETAERTLDRVKRYKEADMEDPATDEYISMADEEYEQLSIENYRQSVVGALESLQDEQAEASAD, from the coding sequence ATGGCGAGTACACCCACCCGCGAGGTCGCACGGCGCGTCTTCGCACGCGAGTTCAACGACGCGAGCTACACGTTCAAGGAATCCGACGACGACCGCGCGCCGGTGTACGTCCTCCTGCCGACCGGCCAGCGCGCCAACCGCGTGTTCCTGGTCGGGACCCTCACCGAAACCGAAGACGTCGGTGAGGACAGCGAGTACTGGCAGGGCCGGGTCGTCGACCCCAACGGCGACACGTTCTTCATGTACGCCGGGCAGTACCAGCCCGACGCGGCGTCGATGCTGCGCGAACTGGAGCCGCCGGCCTACGTCGCTGTCGTCGGCAAGCCACGCACCTACGAGACCGACGAGGGCGAAGTGAACGTCTCGATCCGCCCCGAGTCCATCTCGAAGGTCGACGAAGCGACGCGGGACCGCTGGGTCGTCGAAACGGCCGAGCGAACGCTTGACCGGGTCAAGCGGTACAAGGAAGCCGACATGGAGGACCCGGCCACTGACGAGTATATCTCGATGGCTGACGAGGAGTACGAGCAGTTGTCAATCGAGAACTATCGGCAGTCGGTCGTCGGCGCGCTGGAGAGCCTGCAGGACGAACAGGCCGAAGCCAGCGCGGACTGA